The following proteins are encoded in a genomic region of Galbibacter sp. BG1:
- a CDS encoding catalase, translating to MSKKKLTTSAGAPVPSNKHSITAGKRGPVLLQDYQLIEKLAHQNRERIPERVVHAKGWGAHGTFTVTNDISKYTRAKLFSEVGKKTEVMARFSTVAGELGAADAERDVRGFSLKFYTEEGNWDMVGNNTPVFFVRDGYKFPDFIRTQKRHPKTNLRSPEAMWDFWSQQPESLHQVTILMSDRGLPVAPQYMNGYGSHTFSFWNHDGERFWVKFHFKTQQGHKHYTNDEAAEVIGKTRESYQEELFGAIDDGNFPKWSLKVQIMPEKDAEKTPYNPFDLTKVWPHGDYPLIDVGELELNRNPSNYFQYVENAAYSPSNIVPGISFSPDRMLQARIFSYADAHRYRLGTHYEALPVNAPKAQVNHYHKDGAMRFFDNNNENPDAYYEPNSKNGPVADESVQEPPMSISGDVDRYGHEDHDDFKQPGDLFRLFNDEQKERLFVNIATAIDGVSEEIVNRQLKHFYAADPDYGKGVERSIEKMKTTVDPNSNEIPEEV from the coding sequence ATGAGCAAGAAAAAACTAACAACATCGGCTGGGGCACCGGTCCCATCGAACAAGCATTCCATTACCGCTGGAAAAAGAGGTCCTGTATTATTGCAGGATTATCAATTGATTGAAAAACTGGCCCACCAAAACAGGGAAAGAATTCCAGAACGCGTGGTGCATGCTAAAGGTTGGGGAGCACACGGTACTTTTACTGTTACTAACGATATTTCTAAATATACACGCGCCAAATTATTTTCTGAAGTTGGTAAAAAAACTGAAGTGATGGCTAGGTTCTCTACAGTTGCGGGTGAACTGGGTGCTGCAGATGCCGAAAGGGATGTTAGAGGTTTTTCGCTGAAGTTTTATACGGAAGAAGGAAATTGGGATATGGTAGGAAACAATACCCCTGTGTTCTTTGTGCGTGACGGATATAAATTCCCCGATTTTATAAGAACCCAAAAAAGACATCCTAAAACAAATTTAAGGTCTCCGGAAGCCATGTGGGATTTTTGGTCCCAGCAACCGGAAAGCTTGCATCAAGTAACCATATTAATGTCCGACCGTGGGTTACCTGTAGCACCGCAATACATGAACGGTTATGGGTCACACACTTTTAGTTTTTGGAACCACGACGGAGAACGGTTTTGGGTAAAGTTCCATTTTAAAACACAACAAGGGCATAAACACTACACCAATGATGAAGCAGCAGAAGTTATAGGAAAAACTAGAGAATCGTACCAAGAAGAACTTTTTGGAGCCATAGATGATGGTAATTTCCCTAAATGGTCTTTAAAAGTTCAGATCATGCCAGAAAAAGATGCCGAAAAAACCCCTTACAACCCGTTTGACCTTACCAAAGTATGGCCACATGGCGATTATCCATTAATTGATGTAGGAGAATTGGAATTAAACAGAAATCCGAGCAATTACTTTCAATATGTTGAAAATGCGGCGTACTCCCCTTCCAATATTGTTCCGGGAATTAGCTTTTCTCCAGACAGAATGTTGCAAGCACGAATTTTTTCTTATGCAGATGCACACCGATACCGCTTAGGGACTCATTACGAGGCATTACCGGTAAATGCACCTAAAGCTCAGGTTAACCATTATCATAAAGACGGTGCAATGCGATTTTTCGACAACAACAATGAAAACCCAGATGCCTATTACGAGCCTAATTCTAAAAACGGACCTGTGGCAGACGAATCGGTACAAGAACCACCTATGAGTATTTCGGGAGATGTAGATCGATACGGACACGAAGATCATGACGATTTTAAACAGCCTGGAGATCTTTTCCGTTTATTTAACGACGAGCAAAAAGAAAGACTGTTTGTAAATATTGCTACGGCCATCGATGGCGTTTCTGAAGAGATTGTAAACCGACAGTTAAAACATTTTTATGCAGCCGATCCAGATTATGGTAAGGGAGTAGAAAGATCCATTGAAAAAATGAAGACCACGGTAGACCCTAATTCCAACGAAATTCCTGAGGAGGTATAA
- a CDS encoding ankyrin repeat domain-containing protein, with translation MKTEELFNAIRSEEDKIVTQLLTEDPNLVNTIDQRGSTPLLLATYYGYQDVARSILKFNPDVDAKDASGNTALMGVCFKGFLDIAELLLAHGASVNLTNGNDATALIFAATFGRVDIVRLLLKNGADKNMKDARELQAIDHAKMQGIKEIVRILEA, from the coding sequence ATGAAAACAGAAGAACTATTCAATGCTATACGCAGCGAAGAAGACAAAATTGTAACGCAATTACTCACGGAAGACCCTAATTTGGTTAATACCATAGACCAACGCGGCTCTACTCCATTGCTGCTCGCCACCTATTATGGCTATCAAGATGTAGCCAGAAGTATTTTAAAATTCAATCCAGACGTAGATGCCAAAGACGCCTCTGGAAATACAGCTTTAATGGGTGTTTGCTTTAAAGGTTTTCTCGATATCGCAGAGCTTTTATTGGCGCATGGTGCAAGTGTTAACTTAACAAATGGTAATGATGCCACTGCGTTAATTTTTGCAGCTACTTTTGGAAGAGTAGACATTGTAAGGTTACTCTTAAAAAACGGTGCGGACAAAAACATGAAAGATGCCAGGGAACTTCAAGCTATAGATCATGCAAAAATGCAGGGAATTAAAGAAATTGTGAGAATTTTGGAGGCTTAA
- a CDS encoding Crp/Fnr family transcriptional regulator, with protein sequence MNKQELLSVADCKTNKTISKGTYLFKEGTQLNGVFCIKSGICKLVKLSSNGKHQIVKFIKKGDLLGQRSLISDEAVSLSAIAIEEMEVCFVPRSEILSIFKNNQAFSADIINDICYDLKMANDSVVNMAQKPVKARFSRALLDLKQEFGVDNNGFLQISLSREEFANVVGTATESMIRMISDFSKKDLIATEGKKIKVVNDVKLEQLAEDL encoded by the coding sequence TTGAATAAACAAGAATTACTGTCTGTGGCCGATTGTAAAACGAATAAGACAATTTCCAAGGGCACTTATTTGTTTAAGGAAGGTACACAGCTAAACGGTGTATTTTGTATAAAATCTGGTATTTGCAAGTTGGTAAAACTCTCTTCCAATGGAAAGCACCAAATTGTAAAATTTATTAAAAAAGGGGATCTGTTGGGGCAGCGAAGTTTAATAAGCGACGAAGCCGTTAGCTTATCTGCCATTGCTATTGAAGAAATGGAAGTTTGTTTTGTGCCAAGATCAGAAATCCTTTCTATTTTTAAGAACAACCAAGCGTTCTCGGCAGATATTATAAATGATATTTGCTACGATTTAAAAATGGCGAACGACAGTGTGGTAAATATGGCACAAAAACCGGTTAAGGCTAGGTTTTCTAGGGCCTTATTAGATTTAAAACAAGAATTTGGGGTAGATAATAACGGATTCCTGCAGATCTCCCTTTCTAGGGAAGAGTTTGCCAATGTGGTGGGTACGGCCACCGAATCTATGATTAGAATGATTTCTGATTTTTCTAAAAAAGATTTAATAGCCACGGAAGGCAAAAAAATAAAAGTTGTAAACGATGTAAAGTTAGAACAGCTGGCTGAAGACCTGTAA
- a CDS encoding heavy metal translocating P-type ATPase, translating to MVRELCFHCGLECKKDSLVFDSKNFCCNGCKTVYEIFSESGLTSYYDLEKNPGTTPVEIKEKYEYLSNEKIVESLLEFNDDTIQIVNLYIPTIHCSSCIWVLENLHKLDKNIKNAQVNFPKKTIRVTYKTERLTLKKLVTLLASIGYEPRINLENKNTEQNLSDRSIIYKLGIAGFAFGNIMFLSFPEYFEVSEFWLDQYKPFFRWIMFAFSLPVVFYAASDYFISAYKGITSKVLNIDIPIALGIAVLFFRSSYEIITGTGQGFFDSLSGLVFFLLVGKFFQQKTYSFLSFERSYKSYFPIGITVLKEDNIEESIQVQEVKAGDRILIRNEEIIPVDSILMKGEAYIDYSFVTGESDIVKKTSGDKIFAGGKQTRNIIEVEAIKSVSQSYLTQLWSNDAFKKNNDANFKNLTDSISKYFTIAILLIAFLSLSYWLWKDASQAAYVFTAILIIACPCALALSAPFTLGNLLRIFGKKGFYLKDGNVIEKLAKADTVIFDKTGTITATNKNSIVYEGDFLNAEEEKLLKNTLRGSNHPLSRQLYGILKSNDIITLDEFHETTGKGLEARLNDQNIKIGSASFVAEKVSEETLKTSVHISTNNRYKGKYIFYNRYRKGVSKLFSKLSKKYELAILSGDNSSEKENLRKLLPRNTKLLFNQRPIDKLLYIKHHQEEGAKIIMIGDGLNDAGALKQSDVGIAVSENVNIFSPACDAILDAKKITEINKYLKACKNGIRTIKASFILSFLYNIIGLMFAITGNLSPVVAAILMPLSSISIVLFTTLCTNYFSRNLK from the coding sequence ATAGTGAGAGAATTATGCTTCCATTGCGGACTTGAGTGCAAAAAAGATTCATTGGTTTTTGATTCTAAAAACTTCTGTTGCAACGGTTGCAAAACGGTTTATGAAATTTTTTCTGAAAGTGGCCTTACTTCATATTACGATCTCGAAAAAAACCCGGGGACTACGCCGGTAGAAATTAAAGAAAAATACGAATATTTATCCAATGAAAAGATTGTTGAAAGCCTTTTGGAATTTAACGACGACACCATTCAAATTGTAAACCTCTACATCCCCACAATTCATTGCAGCTCCTGTATTTGGGTGCTGGAGAACCTTCATAAGTTAGATAAAAACATTAAAAATGCTCAGGTTAATTTTCCGAAGAAAACCATACGCGTAACTTATAAAACAGAGCGTCTAACCTTAAAAAAATTAGTTACACTTTTGGCGTCCATTGGGTATGAACCAAGAATAAACCTGGAAAATAAAAATACCGAACAGAATTTAAGCGACCGAAGTATTATTTACAAACTCGGTATCGCAGGTTTTGCGTTTGGAAATATTATGTTTTTATCATTTCCAGAGTATTTTGAAGTGAGTGAATTTTGGCTGGATCAATACAAACCCTTTTTTCGCTGGATTATGTTTGCGTTTTCGTTACCAGTGGTTTTCTATGCAGCATCCGACTATTTTATCTCAGCCTATAAAGGAATTACTTCTAAGGTTTTAAACATAGACATCCCAATAGCCTTGGGGATTGCGGTATTGTTTTTTAGAAGTTCCTATGAAATTATAACCGGTACAGGCCAAGGCTTCTTCGATAGCCTTTCGGGCCTTGTTTTCTTTTTATTGGTTGGTAAATTTTTTCAGCAAAAAACATATAGTTTCCTTTCGTTTGAACGCAGTTACAAAAGCTATTTCCCCATTGGAATAACCGTTTTAAAAGAAGATAATATCGAAGAAAGCATACAGGTACAAGAGGTAAAAGCGGGCGACCGTATTTTGATTAGGAATGAGGAAATTATCCCCGTAGACAGCATTTTAATGAAAGGGGAGGCTTATATAGATTACAGTTTTGTTACAGGCGAATCGGATATTGTAAAGAAAACTTCTGGAGATAAAATTTTTGCCGGCGGTAAACAAACACGCAATATCATAGAGGTGGAGGCTATTAAATCGGTTTCCCAAAGTTATTTAACGCAACTATGGAGCAACGATGCATTTAAGAAAAATAACGATGCCAATTTTAAAAACCTTACCGATAGTATTAGTAAGTATTTTACCATCGCCATACTTCTTATCGCATTTCTTTCCTTGAGCTATTGGCTGTGGAAAGATGCCTCCCAAGCCGCCTATGTTTTTACGGCAATTCTCATAATTGCATGCCCTTGTGCGCTGGCTTTATCGGCTCCTTTTACCCTTGGGAATTTACTGAGGATATTCGGCAAAAAAGGATTCTATTTAAAAGATGGCAATGTTATTGAAAAGCTGGCAAAAGCAGACACCGTGATTTTTGATAAAACAGGAACCATAACCGCAACCAATAAAAACTCCATTGTTTACGAAGGCGATTTCTTAAATGCGGAAGAAGAAAAGTTATTGAAAAACACTTTGCGGGGATCCAATCACCCTTTGAGCAGGCAGCTTTATGGAATTTTAAAATCCAACGACATCATTACTCTAGATGAATTTCATGAAACTACTGGAAAAGGTTTAGAAGCGCGGTTAAATGACCAAAATATAAAAATTGGTTCTGCAAGTTTTGTCGCTGAAAAAGTCTCCGAAGAAACACTAAAAACCAGCGTACACATTAGCACGAACAATCGATATAAAGGGAAATATATATTCTATAACAGGTACAGAAAAGGAGTTTCCAAATTATTTTCGAAACTTAGCAAAAAATACGAACTCGCAATTTTATCGGGAGATAACTCAAGCGAGAAGGAAAATTTACGTAAATTACTTCCTAGAAACACAAAGTTGTTGTTTAATCAGCGACCTATTGACAAGTTATTATACATAAAACACCATCAAGAGGAAGGTGCTAAAATAATAATGATTGGAGACGGACTTAATGATGCAGGTGCTTTAAAACAAAGCGATGTGGGCATTGCAGTCTCTGAAAACGTTAACATATTCTCCCCCGCATGCGATGCTATTCTAGACGCAAAGAAAATTACTGAAATAAATAAATATCTAAAAGCATGTAAAAATGGGATTAGAACCATTAAAGCCAGTTTTATACTATCATTCCTGTATAACATCATAGGTTTAATGTTTGCCATAACCGGAAATTTATCACCGGTTGTTGCTGCCATTTTAATGCCTTTAAGTTCCATAAGTATTGTTTTATTTACAACACTGTGCACCAATTATTTCAGCAGGAATTTAAAATAA
- the ccoS gene encoding cbb3-type cytochrome oxidase assembly protein CcoS, with amino-acid sequence MSVIYLLLSISILVAIVFFIAFISAVRSGQYDDSYTPSVRMLFEDELKNEPNTTDNNKQS; translated from the coding sequence ATGAGTGTAATTTACCTTCTTTTATCCATCAGCATCTTAGTCGCAATAGTCTTTTTTATTGCCTTTATAAGTGCCGTAAGGTCTGGACAATACGACGATAGTTATACTCCTTCGGTAAGAATGCTTTTTGAGGATGAACTTAAAAACGAACCTAATACAACAGATAATAATAAACAATCGTAA
- the ccoN gene encoding cytochrome-c oxidase, cbb3-type subunit I, producing the protein MEMEQFYYDNKIVKKFLYATMFWGMVGMLVGLLLAFLFIFPHLTDGISWLSFGRLRPLHTNAVIFAFVGNAIYAGVYYSLQRLLKARMYSDFLSNFNFWGWQLIIVAAAITLPLGYTTSKEYAELEWPIDIAIALVWVAFGVNMIGTILKRRQRHLYVAIWFYLGTFVTVAVLHIFNSLELPVSALKSYSVYAGVQDALVQWWYGHNAVAFFLTTPFLGLMYYFVPKAANRPIYSYRLSIVHFWSLIFIYIWAGPHHLLYTALPDWAQNLGVAFSIMLIAPSWGGMINGLLTLRGAWDKVRTDPVLKFFVVAITGYGMATFEGPMLSLKTVNAIGHFTDWIIAHVHVGALAWNGFLIFGMIYYLVPRMFKTKLFSVKLANFHFWIGTLGIVLYALPMYVAGFTQASMWNQFNPDGTLLYGNFLETVTQIIPMYAMRAAGGTLYLIGAAVGVYNAIRTIKQGVDVKDELAEAAPLTRVSKKRLSGETFHSWLERKPVQLTILATIAILIGGVVQIVPTILVKSNIPTISSVTPYTPLELEGRDIYIREGCVSCHSQMVRPFRSEVERYGEYSKAGEYVYDHPFLWGSKRTGPDLHRVGGKYNDNWHFNHMYDPQSTSAGSIMPSYRWLITDKLDRSDTEDKMKAMAKMGVPYTEEEIANAQKNMDQQATTIQENLYQDPDFKESYEADKRAAQMNNEDFVEMKDREIVALIAYLQRLGTDININFDQEASTSKIK; encoded by the coding sequence ATGGAAATGGAACAATTTTATTACGACAACAAAATTGTAAAGAAATTTCTTTATGCCACTATGTTCTGGGGAATGGTGGGAATGCTCGTTGGGCTCCTTCTCGCCTTTCTATTCATTTTTCCACATTTAACCGATGGAATATCCTGGTTAAGTTTTGGTAGACTTAGGCCCCTGCACACCAATGCTGTAATTTTTGCCTTTGTAGGAAATGCCATTTATGCCGGTGTGTATTATTCCCTACAGCGACTTTTAAAAGCTAGAATGTACAGCGATTTTCTATCTAATTTTAATTTTTGGGGCTGGCAACTTATAATCGTGGCTGCCGCCATTACCCTACCGCTTGGGTATACCACCTCTAAAGAATATGCCGAATTAGAATGGCCAATTGATATTGCCATTGCCCTTGTTTGGGTGGCCTTCGGTGTAAATATGATTGGTACCATTTTAAAAAGAAGACAACGCCACCTATACGTAGCTATTTGGTTCTATTTGGGAACATTTGTTACGGTTGCCGTTCTTCATATTTTCAATAGCTTAGAACTTCCTGTAAGTGCATTAAAAAGTTACTCGGTGTACGCTGGGGTACAAGACGCTTTAGTACAGTGGTGGTATGGACACAATGCAGTAGCATTCTTTTTAACGACACCGTTTTTAGGCCTTATGTACTACTTTGTGCCTAAAGCAGCCAACAGGCCAATCTATTCGTACCGACTTTCCATAGTTCACTTCTGGTCTTTAATATTTATTTATATCTGGGCAGGACCTCATCACCTGTTGTACACCGCTTTACCAGACTGGGCTCAAAACTTAGGGGTTGCATTCTCCATCATGCTAATTGCTCCTTCTTGGGGAGGCATGATTAATGGACTACTGACATTAAGAGGTGCTTGGGACAAAGTGAGAACAGATCCTGTATTAAAATTCTTTGTGGTTGCTATTACTGGTTATGGGATGGCCACTTTCGAAGGCCCCATGTTATCGTTAAAAACCGTGAATGCCATTGGGCACTTTACCGATTGGATTATAGCACACGTTCACGTTGGAGCCTTAGCCTGGAATGGCTTCCTAATTTTTGGGATGATCTATTATCTAGTTCCTAGAATGTTTAAAACAAAGCTTTTCTCTGTAAAACTTGCCAATTTCCATTTCTGGATCGGTACTTTAGGGATTGTATTGTATGCACTACCAATGTATGTTGCTGGATTTACACAAGCATCTATGTGGAACCAGTTTAATCCAGATGGAACCTTACTATACGGTAACTTTTTAGAAACGGTTACTCAAATTATCCCAATGTACGCCATGAGAGCTGCTGGGGGTACTCTTTATTTAATTGGTGCCGCTGTTGGAGTTTATAATGCCATAAGAACCATTAAACAAGGGGTAGACGTAAAAGACGAATTGGCTGAAGCTGCTCCTCTTACCAGGGTTTCTAAAAAGAGACTCTCTGGAGAAACGTTTCACAGCTGGTTGGAAAGAAAACCTGTACAGCTCACTATTTTGGCTACCATTGCCATTTTAATTGGAGGTGTGGTACAAATTGTTCCCACCATCTTGGTAAAATCCAACATCCCCACCATCTCCAGCGTTACACCGTATACACCATTGGAGCTTGAGGGTAGAGACATTTATATTCGCGAAGGCTGTGTTTCTTGCCACTCGCAAATGGTAAGACCCTTTAGAAGCGAAGTGGAACGCTATGGGGAGTATTCTAAGGCTGGGGAATATGTGTACGACCACCCATTTTTATGGGGTAGTAAACGTACCGGTCCCGATTTGCACCGTGTTGGCGGAAAATATAACGACAATTGGCATTTTAACCATATGTACGACCCTCAAAGTACTTCGGCAGGAAGTATCATGCCTTCCTACCGTTGGTTAATTACCGATAAGTTGGATAGATCGGACACGGAAGATAAAATGAAGGCAATGGCAAAAATGGGGGTTCCCTATACTGAAGAAGAAATTGCCAATGCACAAAAAAATATGGATCAGCAGGCTACTACCATTCAAGAAAATCTGTATCAAGATCCCGATTTTAAAGAATCTTATGAAGCCGACAAGAGAGCTGCCCAAATGAACAATGAAGATTTTGTGGAAATGAAAGACCGGGAAATTGTAGCATTGATAGCTTATTTACAGCGACTGGGAACAGATATAAATATAAATTTCGATCAAGAAGCATCAACCTCAAAAATTAAATAA
- a CDS encoding CcoQ/FixQ family Cbb3-type cytochrome c oxidase assembly chaperone → MMKFAKNYLESIDGVAIYPIFSLLVFFVFFVILFWWVFTAKKDYIKNVSNFPLEDNDQNTTS, encoded by the coding sequence ATTATGAAATTCGCTAAAAACTATTTGGAATCTATAGACGGTGTAGCCATCTACCCGATATTTTCCCTGCTCGTATTTTTCGTATTCTTTGTTATTCTTTTTTGGTGGGTTTTTACAGCTAAGAAAGACTACATCAAGAATGTAAGTAATTTTCCATTAGAAGACAACGATCAAAACACAACATCATGA
- a CDS encoding cbb3-type cytochrome c oxidase N-terminal domain-containing protein produces MRTLSSYLRVLLILLIVFCASEYFIDSGDMPAFIKYPQVSIFLVLFTLLLVAAEIVAASMKSLTTWLLSEEQLKEAEENSWYKNLMKKLTKTKPIEEEGEIILDHNYDGIRELDNSLPPWWLYGFYASIVFAFVYMLKYHVFNGDSQKIEYEKEVAAAQIAIDEYKKTAVDLVDAKTVIALTEDGDIKKGAEIFKVNCVACHRADGGGAIGPNLTDDYWILGGGIKNIFQTVSEGGRSGKGMIAWKQSLKPSEIQQVASYILTLHNTNPADPKEPQGDLWEEPAPMEQ; encoded by the coding sequence ATGAGAACATTATCATCATACTTAAGGGTATTACTCATCCTTCTTATTGTTTTCTGTGCTTCAGAATATTTTATTGATTCTGGGGACATGCCGGCCTTTATAAAATATCCGCAAGTTTCCATTTTTCTAGTATTGTTTACATTGCTGTTGGTAGCTGCAGAAATTGTTGCTGCTTCCATGAAAAGCTTAACCACTTGGTTACTTTCAGAAGAACAATTAAAGGAAGCGGAAGAAAATTCTTGGTATAAGAACTTGATGAAGAAATTAACCAAGACCAAGCCAATTGAAGAAGAAGGCGAAATAATCTTAGACCACAATTACGATGGTATTAGGGAACTGGATAATTCTTTACCACCTTGGTGGCTCTACGGCTTTTACGCCAGTATTGTGTTCGCTTTTGTCTATATGCTGAAGTATCACGTTTTCAATGGCGACAGTCAAAAAATAGAATACGAAAAAGAAGTGGCTGCGGCACAAATTGCTATTGATGAGTATAAGAAAACTGCTGTGGATTTGGTAGATGCCAAAACTGTGATTGCGTTGACCGAAGATGGAGATATTAAAAAAGGAGCTGAAATTTTTAAAGTCAATTGCGTTGCTTGCCACCGTGCAGATGGAGGTGGAGCCATTGGCCCGAACTTAACAGATGATTACTGGATTCTAGGTGGAGGTATTAAAAACATTTTCCAAACGGTATCTGAAGGTGGACGGAGCGGAAAAGGCATGATTGCGTGGAAACAGTCTTTAAAACCATCGGAAATACAACAAGTGGCCAGTTATATTTTAACGTTGCATAACACCAATCCCGCCGATCCAAAAGAACCACAAGGAGATTTGTGGGAAGAGCCCGCTCCAATGGAGCAGTAA
- the ccoG gene encoding cytochrome c oxidase accessory protein CcoG — METSEENFRDSIGTVNEEGKRAWVFPKKPHGKFYKYRKYVSYFLLAFLILAPFIKINGNQFLLFNVLERRFNIFGFPFWPQDFYLFVISMVIGVVFVTLFTVAFGRIFCGWICPQTIFMEMVFRRIEYWIDGDRGAQMRLKKQEWNAQKIKKRVLKWFIFFCISFLIANVFLAYLIGSDQLIRYVTENPLNHISTLISLLIFTAVFYFVFAWFREQVCIIACPYGRLQGVLLDNKSIVVAYDHKRGEKDNGRKKFKKGEDREALGYGDCIDCKQCVHVCPTGIDIRNGTQLECVNCTACIDECNTIMDKVNLPKGLIRYASEDNIEKKTPFTFTPRLKGYTAVLLILTGLLVGMLFLRNDVEATILRLPGQLYEHKGEHIISNVYTFKIINKTVNEIEDVHFELLAPKGEVKLVSGGNFDIPKEGLYESTLFIEIDKAFLKKDKTDLKIGVFSNNTLIETTSTTFLGPRSYRK, encoded by the coding sequence ATGGAAACTTCCGAAGAAAATTTTAGAGATTCTATTGGTACCGTTAACGAAGAGGGTAAAAGGGCATGGGTATTCCCAAAGAAACCGCACGGAAAATTTTATAAATATCGAAAATACGTAAGCTATTTTCTTTTAGCCTTTTTAATTCTTGCGCCTTTTATAAAAATAAACGGAAACCAGTTTTTGTTGTTCAATGTACTGGAGAGGCGCTTCAATATCTTCGGGTTTCCTTTCTGGCCACAGGATTTCTATCTTTTTGTAATATCCATGGTCATAGGAGTGGTTTTTGTAACTCTATTCACCGTTGCTTTCGGTAGGATTTTCTGCGGATGGATTTGTCCTCAAACTATTTTTATGGAAATGGTATTCCGTAGGATTGAATATTGGATAGACGGCGATCGGGGTGCGCAAATGAGACTAAAAAAACAGGAGTGGAATGCCCAAAAAATAAAGAAAAGGGTTTTAAAGTGGTTTATATTTTTCTGTATTTCCTTTCTTATTGCCAATGTTTTTTTGGCCTATCTCATTGGAAGCGATCAGTTGATTCGTTACGTTACCGAAAACCCTTTAAACCATATTTCCACACTTATATCCTTACTTATTTTTACCGCAGTTTTCTATTTTGTTTTTGCATGGTTTAGGGAGCAGGTTTGCATCATTGCTTGCCCATATGGAAGATTACAAGGTGTTTTATTGGACAATAAGTCTATTGTAGTTGCCTACGACCATAAACGCGGCGAAAAGGATAACGGAAGAAAGAAGTTTAAAAAGGGCGAAGACCGTGAGGCTCTGGGCTATGGAGATTGTATCGACTGTAAACAATGCGTTCATGTATGCCCTACCGGCATAGATATTCGTAACGGAACACAGCTAGAGTGCGTAAACTGTACTGCCTGTATTGACGAGTGCAATACTATTATGGATAAAGTGAACCTTCCCAAAGGACTCATTAGGTATGCAAGTGAAGATAATATTGAAAAGAAAACCCCTTTTACCTTTACGCCACGATTAAAAGGATACACAGCCGTGCTTCTAATTTTAACCGGGCTTTTGGTAGGGATGCTTTTTTTAAGAAACGATGTAGAAGCTACCATTCTAAGACTTCCTGGGCAGTTGTATGAGCATAAAGGAGAACATATAATTAGCAATGTGTACACCTTTAAAATCATTAATAAAACAGTAAACGAAATAGAGGATGTACATTTTGAATTGCTTGCTCCCAAAGGGGAAGTGAAATTAGTGTCGGGGGGAAATTTCGATATTCCTAAAGAAGGACTCTATGAAAGCACCTTGTTTATAGAGATAGATAAAGCTTTTCTTAAAAAAGATAAAACAGATTTAAAGATTGGTGTTTTTAGCAACAACACCCTTATTGAAACAACTTCTACTACTTTTTTGGGACCTAGAAGTTACCGAAAATAA
- a CDS encoding FixH family protein, whose product MKINWGTGIVIAFVLFISFILFFVVKMNTNKQYEHDLVSKDYYKKELEYQEKINKAKKASDKGYQLSTLQTDEGLVVTFPKGIIPEKVSGEIFMYRPSNKLLDFTAPIQLTEHDILIPISKLPDGRWNIEVDWSYANENFYYKSELNL is encoded by the coding sequence ATGAAGATAAATTGGGGAACAGGAATTGTAATTGCATTTGTATTGTTTATAAGCTTTATTTTATTTTTTGTGGTTAAAATGAACACCAATAAGCAATATGAACACGATTTGGTGTCTAAAGATTACTATAAAAAGGAGCTGGAATATCAAGAGAAGATTAACAAAGCAAAAAAAGCGTCAGATAAAGGCTACCAGCTATCTACTTTACAAACCGATGAGGGACTCGTGGTTACATTTCCGAAGGGAATAATTCCAGAAAAGGTGAGCGGTGAGATTTTTATGTACCGACCATCGAATAAGTTGTTGGATTTTACAGCTCCCATCCAACTTACAGAACACGACATTTTAATCCCCATTTCCAAGCTGCCAGACGGGCGTTGGAACATAGAAGTGGATTGGAGCTATGCTAATGAGAACTTTTATTACAAAAGCGAACTAAATTTATAA